A genomic region of Alligator mississippiensis isolate rAllMis1 chromosome 4, rAllMis1, whole genome shotgun sequence contains the following coding sequences:
- the LOC109280401 gene encoding heat shock protein 30C → MGPGLAGMGIKAAGSHQPSRRAPAPWGRTQSQHPEPVAEAEMLCHLHLQPPSHSALASWVSPVCTLWPQPSVLFAELEREVRWEMERAQEFMSGFQQLLAGGGSSSPIREREQSTSVAPPQGVDGAFTMCQDVRGFDSKDLMVKLVGRNVLLTGKKETQSEDGKGSFSYKYEAFKQEWDVPEGVDPDGLTCSISS, encoded by the coding sequence ATGGGGCCAGGCCTGGCCGGGATGGGGATAAAAGCTGCTGGCTCCCACCAGCCGAGCAGAAGGGCTCCAGCACCATGGGGGAGGACTCAGTCCCAGCACCCTGAGCCAGTTGCAGAAGCAGAGATGCTGTGCCACCTGCACCTCCAGCCGCCCTCCCATAGCGCCCTGGCTTCCTGGGTGAGCCCTGTGTGCACACTATGGCCTCAACCCAGCGTCCTCTTTGCTGAGCTGGAGCGGGAGGTCCGATGGGAGATGGAGCGAGCCCAGGAGTTTATGAGCGGTTTCCAGCAGCTCTTGGCAGGTGGAGGGAGCAGTAGCCCCATCAGAGAGCGAGAGCAGAGCACCAGCGTGGCACCGCCCCAGGGAGTGGATGGGGCCTTCACCATGTGCCAGGATGTCAGGGGATTTGACTCCAAGGACCTAATGGTGAAGCTGGTGGGCAGGAATGTGCTGCTGACAGGTAAGAAGGAGACGCAGAGTGAGGATGGTAAAGGCTCCTTCTCCTACAAGTACGAGGCGTTCAAGCAGGAGTGGGATGTGCCCGAGGGCGTGGACCCTGACGGCCTGACCTGCTCCATCTCCAGTTAG
- the LOC106737366 gene encoding heat shock protein 30C, with translation MSSHLQPSPASIFEQMASDLQQQVEAMDRLSHAVFHAQPLLWLEPAGQGEPRRDGAAQAGVTEQELESEGRQDKKFELRMDVAGFSPEELTVRQEGRKVMVMGRHEKQSPGEDGDSFVEYRELRREMLLPAGLDVEAVTCSLCSDGQLRIEAPHLALQPAEGKAISINVQAGEGATQGDTAAKEEKDLGREVGSSSQES, from the coding sequence atgagcagccacctgcagccatCGCCAGCCAGCATCTTTGAGCAGATGGCGAGtgacctgcagcagcaggtggaggcgATGGACAGGCTGAGCCATGCTGTCTTCCACGCCCAGCCGCTCCTGTGGTTGGAGCCTGCGGGCCAAGGGGAGCCAAGGCGGGATGGAGCGGCCCAGGCTGGGGTcacagagcaggagctggagtcTGAGGGTCGGCAGGACAAGAAGTTCGAGTTGCGCATGGATGTGGCCGGCTTCTCCCCGGAGGAGCTGACAGtgaggcaggagggcaggaaggTGATGGTAATGGGAAGGCATGAGAAGCAAAGCCctggagaggatggagacagtTTCGTGGAGTACCGGGAGCTGCGCAGGGAAATGCTGCTGCCCGCGGGCCTGGACGTGGAGGCTGTGACCTGCTCCCTGTGCTCGGATGGACAGCTCCGCATTGAGGCACCacacctggccctgcagcccgcAGAGGGGAAAGCCATTTCCATCAACGTCCAGGCGGGAGAGGGAGCCACACAAGGAGACACTGCCGCCAAGGAGGAGAAGGAcctgggaagggaggtggggagcagcagccaggagtccTGA
- the LOC102558766 gene encoding heat shock protein 30C, with amino-acid sequence MASQGRERGREFWMGPGLAGMGIKAAGSHQPSRRARAPLGRTQFQCPEPVAEAEMLCHLNLQPPSHSTLAPWVSPVRTLWPQPSVLFAELERELRWEMEQAQEFMSSFQHLLAGGGSSSPIKEREQSTSVAPPQGADGAFTVCQDIKGLGPNDLMVKLVGRKVLLTGKKEMQSEDSKGSFSYKYEVFKREWDVPEGVDPDGLTCSISSEGQLRIEAPCQALMAAPERNMPIQIAPVGSAEAGAAVGSEEEANGRAKA; translated from the coding sequence ATGGCATCTCAAGGGCGTGAAAGGGGCAGAGAATTCTGGATGGGGCCAGGCCTGGCCGGGATGGGGATAAAAGCTGCTGGCTCCCACCAGCCGAGCAGAAGGGCTCGAGCACCACTGGGGAGGACTCAGTTCCAGTGCCCTGAGCCAGTTGCAGAAGCAGAGATGCTGTGCCACCTGAACCTCCAGCCGCCCTCCCATAGCACCCTGGCTCCCTGGGTGAGCCCCGTGCGCACACTGTGGCCTCAACCCAGCGTCCTCTTTGCTGAGCTGGAGCGGGAGCTGCGATGGGAGATGGAGCAAGCCCAGGAGTTTATGAGCAGTTTCCAGCACCTCTTGGCAGGTGGAGGGAGCAGTAGCCCCATCAAAGAGCGAGAGCAGAGCACCAGCGTGGCACCGCCCCAGGGAGCAGATGGGGCCTTCACTGTGTGCCAAGACATCAAGGGCCTTGGCCCTAATGACCTAATGGTGAAGCTGGTGGGCAGGAAGGTGCTGCTGACGGGCAAGAAGGAGATGCAGAGTGAGGACAGTAAAGGCTCCTTCTCCTACAAGTACGAGGTGTTCAAGCGGGAGTGGGACGTGCCCGAGGGCGTAGACCCTGACGGCCTGACCTGCTCCATCTCCAGTGAGGGCCAGCTGCGCATTGAAGCCCCATGCCAGGCACTGATGGCTGCCCCAGAGAGGAACATGCCCATCCAGATTGCCCCGGTGGGGAGTGCAGAAGCTGGAGCTGCAGTGGGCTCTGAGGAGGAAGCCAATGGCAGAGCCAAGGCATAA
- the LOC106739721 gene encoding heat shock protein 30D translates to MARYSRRLVRLLPVRQWPSQGWWPMCVCSSKGMSSLLQPSPASIFEQMASDLQWQVEAMDRLSHAVFHAQPLLWLEPAGQGEPRRGGVAQAGATEPQPQPGGRQDKKFELHMDVAGFSSEELTVRQEGRKVTVTGRREKQSPGEDGDSFVEYWELRREMLLPAGLDMEAVTCSLCSDGQLRIEAPRLALQPAEGKAIPISVQAGEGATQGDTAAKEEKDLGREEERGSQES, encoded by the coding sequence atGGCACGCTACTCCCGGCGCCTGGTGCGGCTGCTCCCTGTGCGGCAGTGGCCGTCGCAAGGCTGGTGGCCCATGTgtgtctgcagcagcaaggggatgagcagcctcctgcagccATCGCCAGCCAGCATCTTTGAGCAGATGGCGAGTGACCTGCAGTGGCAGGTGGAGGCGATGGACAGGCTGAGCCATGCTGTCTTCCACGCCCAGCCGCTCCTGTGGTTGGAGCCTGCGGGCCAAGGGGAGCCGAGGCGGGGTGGagtggcccaggctggggccacagagCCGCAGCCACAGCCTGGGGGTCGGCAGGACAAGAAGTTCGAGTTGCACATGGACGTGGCCGGCTTCTCATCGGAGGAGCTGACAGtgaggcaggagggcaggaaggTGACAGTGACAGGGAGGCGTGAGAAGCAAAGCCctggagaggatggagacagcTTCGTGGAGTACTGGGAGCTGCGCAGGGAAATGCTGCTGCCTGCGGGCCTGGACATGGAGGCTGTGACCTGCTCCCTGTGCTCGGATGGACAGCTCCGCATTGAGGCACCgcgcctggccctgcagcccgcAGAGGGGAAAGCCATTCCCATCAGTGTCCAGGCAGGAGAGGGAGCCACACAAGGAGACACTGCTGCCAAGgaggagaaggatctgggaagggaggaggaaagaggcagTCAGGAGTCCTGA
- the LOC106739722 gene encoding heat shock protein 30D, whose protein sequence is MARYARHLVRLLPVRQWPSRGWWPMCVCSSEGMSSLLQPLPASIFEQMASDLQWQVEAMDKLSRAVFQAQPLLWLEPVGQGEPRRDGAAQAGATEQEPESGGRQDKKFELRMDVAGFSPEELTVRQEGRKVTVTGRREKQSPGEDGDSFVEYWELRREMLLPAGLDVEAVTCSLCSDGQLRIEAPHLALQPAEGKAIPISVQAGEGATQGDTAAKEEKDLGREEESGSQET, encoded by the coding sequence atGGCACGCTACGCCCGGCACCTGGTGCGGCTGCTCCCTGTGCGGCAGTGGCCATCGCGAGGCTGGTGGCCCATGTGTGTCTGCAGCAGCGAGGGGatgagcagcctcctgcagccATTGCCAGCCAGCATCTTTGAGCAGATGGCAAGTGACCTGCAGTGGCAGGTGGAGGCGATGGACAAGCTGAGCCGTGCTGTCTTCCAGGCCCAGCCGCTCCTGTGGTTGGAGCCTGTGGGCCAAGGGGAGCCGAGGCGAGATGGAgcggcccaggctggggccacagagCAGGAGCCAGAGTCTGGGGGTCGGCAGGACAAGAAGTTTGAGCTGCGCATGGACGTGGCTGGCTTCTCGCCGGAGGAGCTGACAGtgaggcaggagggcaggaaggTGACAGTGACAGGGAGGCGTGAGAAACAAAGCCctggagaggatggagacagtTTCGTGGAGTACTGGGAGCTGCGCAGGGAAATGCTGCTGCCCGCGGGCCTGGACGTGGAGGCTGTGACCTGCTCCCTGTGCTCAGATGGACAGCTCCGCATTGAGGCACCgcacctggccctgcagcccgcAGAGGGGAAAGCCATTCCCATCAGCGTCCAGGCGGGAGAGGGAGCCACACAAGGAGACACTGCTGCCAAGgaggagaaggatctgggaagggaggaggaaagtgGCAGCCAGGAGACCTGA
- the LOC102558548 gene encoding heat shock protein beta-11 translates to MASRGYEWDREFWMGPGLARKRIKATGSHQLSRAAPGPSERTQPQRSESATEAEMLCHLHLQPPSYRTLAPWVGPILTLWPQPSTIFAELEREVRWEMERTQDFMSGVQKLLAGEGSSNPSKEQEQSTNMTLPQGTDRGFTISQDIKGFAPEELTVKLVGKKVLLTGKKEMQSEDSKGSFSYKFEVFKREWDVPEGMDPNEVTCSISSEGQLRIEAPHQALTATPERNVPIQITPVGCEAAVRSKEGANGRTKA, encoded by the coding sequence ATGGCATCTCGAGGGTATGAATGGGACCGAGAATTCTGGATgggcccaggcctggccaggAAGAGGATAAAGGCCACTGGCTCCCACCAGctgagcagagcagctccaggaccATCAGAGAGGACTCAGCCCCAGCGCTCTGAGTCAGCCACAGAAGCAGAGATGCTGTGCCACCTGCACCTCCAGCCACCTTCCTACCGCACCCTGGCTCCCTGGGTGGGCCCCATACTCACGCTGTGGCCTCAACCCAGCACCATCTTTGCTGAGCTGGAGCGGGAGGTCCGATGGGAGATGGAGCGGACCCAGGATTTTATGAGCGGTGTCCAGAAGCTCTTAGCAGGTGAAGGGAGCAGTAACCCCAGCAAAGAACAAGAGCAGAGCACCAACAtgaccctgccccagggaacAGACAGGGGCTTCACCATATCCCAGGACATTAAGGGCTTTGCCCCTGAGGAGCTAACAGTGAAGCTGGTGGGCAAGAAGGTGTTGCTGACAGGCAAGAAGGAAATGCAAAGTGAGGACAGTAAAGGCTCCTTCTCCTACAAGTTTGAGGTGTTCAAGCGGGAGTGGGATGTGCCCGAGGGCATGGACCCCAATGAAGTGACCTGCTCCATCTCCAGTGAGGGCCAGCTGCGCATTGAAGCACCGCACCAGGCACTGACAGCCACTCCTGAAAGGAATGTGCCCATCCAGATCACCCCAGTGGGGTGTGAAGCTGCAGTGCGCTCCAAAGAGGGGGCCAATGGCAGAACCAAGGCATAA